The Magnolia sinica isolate HGM2019 chromosome 9, MsV1, whole genome shotgun sequence genome contains a region encoding:
- the LOC131256772 gene encoding anthocyanidin 3-O-glucosyltransferase 7-like, with amino-acid sequence MVTPKKPHVAIFAFPFGTHAAPLLSLSHRLAANAADASFSFFSTPKSNGSISSIVAASGPLPNLKFYDVSDGLPENYVPLGNPLEAIERFLKATPGNFAEALEAVVKEIGEVTCVLTDSFLWFAADMAEERGVPWVPVWTSGSFSLAAHFYTELLRRKLGTGPDVVATRRDEPLDFVPGYSAMRVCDLPEGVVFGDLNSLFSSLLHRMGKQLTRGRAVAINTFNGLDSTNLNDLKSKLPTCLPVGPLYLMSPLLQQTDPHASLTWLDRFTHHPSSVTYISFSSMMTPPPAELVALAEGLEASGTPFLWSLPEKAREMLPAGFLDRTAGRGLVVPWTPQPAVLCHVAVGAFVTHCGWNSLLESITGSVPMICRPLFGDQMLNARMVSHVWRIGMVVDGGVLTRDRVVGSIELVLRKDEGKGMRERARALSEMAKEAVGNGGSSVESFNKLLEIIVSGR; translated from the exons ATGGTCACTCCCAAGAAACCCCACGTCGCGATCTTCGCATTCCCCTTTGGAACCCACGCCGctcctctcctctccctctcccaccGGCTCGCCGCTAACGCCGCGGACGCCAGCTTCTCCTTCTTCAGCACCCCCAAATCCAACGGCTCTATTTCGTCGATCGTCGCCGCATCCGGCCCCCTCCCTAATCTCAAGTTCTACGACGTGTCGGACGGTCTGCCTGAGAACTACGTCCCTCTCGGTAATCCGCTGGAGGCCATCGAGCGGTTCTTGAAGGCGACGCCAGGGAATTTCGCAGAGGCGTTGGAGGCTGTGGTGAAAGAGATCGGGGAGGTGACCTGCGTGCTCACCGATTCGTTTCTGTGGTTCGCGGCAGATATGGCGGAGGAGAGGGGCGTACCGTGGGTCCCGGTTTGGACAAGCGGATCTTTTAGTCTCGCGGCGCATTTTTATACGGAGCTCCTCCGGCGCAAGTTAGGGACCGGACCAGATG TCGTGGCGACGCGGCGAGACGAGCCACTGGATTTCGTCCCGGGCTACTCCGCAATGCGAGTATGTGACCTTCCCGAAGGAGTGGTCTTCGGCGACCTGAATTCCCTCTTCTCGTCTCTCCTCCACCGCATGGGCAAGCAGTTGACACGTGGTAGGGCCGTGGCCATCAACACCTTCAACGGCCTAGATTCCACCAACCTAAACGACCTCAAGTCCAAACTCCCTACCTGTCTACCCGTCGGTCCTCTCTACCTCATGTCCCCTTTATTACAACAGACCGATCCTCACGCCTCCCTCACGTGGCTCGACCGCTTCACCCATCATCCTTCCTCCGTCACCTACATTAGCTTCAGCTCCATGATGACACCTCCGCCCGCAGAACTGGTAGCCCTGGCCGAGGGTCTCGAGGCCAGTGGGACCCCCTTTCTGTGGTCCCTACCGGAGAAGGCGAGGGAAATGTTGCCAGCTGGATTCCTGGATCGGACGGCTGGGAGAGGCCTCGTCGTCCCATGGACACCGCAGCCGGCGGTTCTATGCCACGTGGCGGTGGGAGCGTTCGTGACCCACTGCGGGTGGAACTCATTGTTGGAGAGCATCACGGGCTCGGTGCCGATGATCTGCCGTCCGCTTTTCGGGGACCAAATGTTGAACGCTCGGATGGTGTCGCACGTGTGGCGGATCGGGATGGTGGTGGACGGTGGGGTGCTGACGAGGGATAGGGTGGTGGGGTCCATCGAGCTGGTGTTGAGGAAGGACGAAGggaagggaatgagagagagggctCGCGCGCTGAGTGAGATGGCTAAGGAAGCGGTTGGAAATGGCGGGAGTTCTGTGGAGAGTTTCAATAAGCTTTTGGAAATAATAGTCTCTGGTCGTTGA